A genome region from Kaistia algarum includes the following:
- a CDS encoding L,D-transpeptidase, protein MLSVPKKPLHRLLKTTAWTGVFAALLCASAIAAPQPTNARAPLAIADQPGLVPTAQDSLLPPEFRPQPVFYRTNEKPGTIIINTDERFLYYVMPDNRAIRYGVGVGRDGFQWAGLLKISRKQEWPDWRPPPEMIQRQPYLPRFMAGGEGNPLGARALYLGDTVYRIHGTNQPQTIGHAVSSGCFRMVNADVMDLFERVPVGTKVVVQQRAKL, encoded by the coding sequence ATGCTGTCTGTACCCAAGAAGCCCCTGCACAGATTGCTGAAGACGACCGCGTGGACGGGTGTCTTCGCGGCCCTGCTTTGCGCCTCGGCGATCGCGGCGCCCCAGCCGACGAATGCGCGGGCGCCGCTCGCCATCGCCGATCAACCCGGCCTCGTCCCGACCGCGCAGGACTCGCTCCTGCCGCCGGAGTTCCGCCCCCAGCCCGTCTTCTATCGCACCAATGAGAAGCCCGGCACGATCATCATCAATACCGATGAGCGCTTCCTCTATTACGTGATGCCGGACAACCGCGCGATCCGCTACGGCGTCGGCGTCGGCCGCGACGGCTTCCAATGGGCAGGCCTGCTGAAGATATCGCGCAAGCAGGAATGGCCGGACTGGCGCCCGCCGCCAGAGATGATCCAGCGCCAGCCCTATCTGCCGCGCTTTATGGCCGGCGGCGAGGGCAATCCGCTCGGCGCGCGCGCGCTCTATCTTGGCGATACGGTCTATCGCATCCACGGCACCAACCAGCCGCAGACGATCGGCCATGCCGTCTCGTCGGGCTGCTTCCGCATGGTCAATGCCGATGTGATGGACCTTTTCGAGCGCGTTCCCGTCGGAACCAAGGTCGTCGTGCAGCAGCGCGCCAAGCTCTGA
- a CDS encoding methylated-DNA--[protein]-cysteine S-methyltransferase, with the protein MDPTFLSLFSTPVGTCGVACGGRVIRAVQLPEASDEATLSRLQARFGDGILSAPQGAAIAAIQEIRALLFGERRALAEIEIDESRLSDFEIRVLRATRLVLPGTTSTYGRIATAIGAPGEARAVGQALGRNPFPIIVPCHRVLGAGGKVGGFSGAGGIGTKLRMLTIERAGIGDGPSLFEIGDWPLQSSPGRG; encoded by the coding sequence ATGGACCCAACGTTTCTGTCGCTCTTCTCGACCCCGGTAGGAACCTGCGGTGTCGCCTGTGGCGGGCGGGTGATTCGTGCCGTGCAACTGCCCGAGGCCAGCGACGAGGCGACCTTGTCCCGGCTTCAGGCCCGGTTCGGGGACGGCATCCTGTCCGCACCGCAGGGCGCCGCCATAGCCGCGATCCAGGAAATTCGTGCCCTGCTGTTCGGCGAACGCCGCGCGCTCGCCGAGATCGAGATCGATGAATCGCGCCTCTCGGACTTTGAAATCCGCGTGCTGCGCGCAACCCGCCTCGTCCTGCCCGGAACGACCTCGACCTATGGCCGGATCGCCACTGCGATCGGTGCGCCGGGCGAGGCGAGGGCGGTCGGACAGGCGCTGGGGCGGAACCCGTTTCCCATCATCGTGCCGTGCCACCGCGTTTTGGGGGCGGGCGGCAAGGTCGGCGGCTTTTCCGGCGCGGGCGGGATCGGAACGAAGCTCCGGATGCTCACGATCGAGCGGGCTGGCATTGGCGACGGACCGAGCCTGTTCGAAATTGGCGACTGGCCGCTCCAATCCTCGCCTGGCCGAGGCTGA